In the genome of Acidovorax sp. 69, the window ATCCTCGAAGACATCTGGCTGCCCGGACAAGCCTTCAAAGGCCTCACAGCAGAACAGCTCGCCAACTACCAGGGGCCTACCTACGCGATGTTCGAACTGGATTTCGGCGTGCGCATGGTGCGCGCAGAAGAAAGAATCCGTGCCGTACTCCCTGACGAGGAACAGGCGCAATTGCTGCAGATCACCCCGGTCACTCCGCTTCTGAGCGTAGAGCGGGTGGCTTACACCTACAACGACGTTCCCATGGAGTTACGCCGCGGGCTCTACCTCACCGACACCCACCATTACCGTAACGAATTGAGCTGACAACAGGCTGGCACCTGAGCATTAACGTCGAATATTCCGACAGGATCAAAACCCTGATTGTTGCATTGCAATAGAATTTTGCGTTCTTTGCATCTTCAAATTACAAAGCAGTTACATCCACGAAAGCACCAGACATGACCGAACTAGCCAAAAAACGGCCTGAATTCCGCAACATCAATGCCTTCAAGGACCTGACCACCTACCGCATGACACCTGCAGCGTGGGTTTCTATCCTGCACCGCGGCAGCGGGCTGATCATGTTCCTGCTGCTGCCTTTCATCATCTGGATGTTCGACACCTCGGTGTCGTCTGAAATCTCGTTCGCCAAGTTCACCGCGGCATTCAGCATCGGCATCGGCTTTGTCCCCGGCTGGTTCATCAAATTGGTGGCACTGGCACTGATCTGGTCGTACCTGCACCACTTCACCGCCGGTCTGCGCCACCTGTGGATGGACGTGAGCCACAGCGCCGTGAACAAGGAATTTGGCAAGACCTCGGCACTGGCCGTGCTCGCGATCAGCATCCCGTTGGCCCTGGTGCTGGGCGCCAAGCTCTTCGGCCTGTACTGATCAATCCATATAACGGCGGCTGCTGCCAAACAGCGCCCGCCAAAGAACGAGAGGAAACTACCCATGTCCGTCAATTACGGTTCCAAACGCGTCGTCGTCGGCGCCCACTACGGCCTGCGCGACTGGCTGAGCCAGCGTGTGACAGCCATCCTGATGGCACTGTTCACCCTGGCCTTGCTGGCCCAGGTGATCTTCAGCAAAGGCCCCATCGGCTACGACAAATGGGCCGGCATCTTTTCGGCCCAATGGATGAAGGTACTGACCTTCTCCGTGATCATTTCGCTGGCCTGGCACGCATGGATCGGTCTTCGCGAAGTCTTGATGGACTACGTCAAGCCCGTGGTCCTGCGCCTGGCACTCCAAGTGTTCAGCATCGTCTGGCTGGTCAGCTGCGCTGGCTGGGGCATCCAGGTTCTGTGGCGTCTCTGATTCCCGCGACTGAAGGCAAAAAATAATGAGCTATACCAACGCTAACATCACCAAGCGCAAGTTCGATGTCGTCATCGTCGGCGCAGGCGGCTCCGGCATGCGTGCCGCGCTTGAACTCTCCCGCGCGGGCCTGAACGTGGCCTCGCTGTCCAAAGTGTTCCCCACCCGCTCGCACACCGTGGCAGCACAAGGCGGCGTGAGCGCATCGCTGGGCAACATGTCCGAGGACAACTGGCACTACCACTTCTACGACACCATCAAGGGTTCGGACTGGCTGGGCGACCAGGATGCCATCGAGTTCATGTGCCGCGAAGCACCCAACGTGGTGTATGAGCTGGAACACTTCGGCATGCCGTTCGACCGCAACCCCGACGGCACGATTTACCAGCGTCCGTTTGGTGGCCACACCGCCAACTACGGCGAAAAGCCCGTGCAACGCGCTTGCGCCGCAGCGGACCGCACCGGCCACGCCATGCTGCACACGCTGTACCAGCAGAACGTCAAGGCCAAGACCAACTTCTTTGTGGAGTGGATGGCTCTGGACCTGATCCGCGACGCCGACGGCGACGTAGTGGGCGTGACCGCCCTGGAAATGGAAACCGGTGACCTGTACATCCTGGAAGCCAAGACGGTGCTGCTGGCCACCGGTGGCGCCGGCCGCATCTTCGCCGCCTCCACCAACGCCTTCATCAACACCGGCGACGGCCTGGGCATGGCGGCACGTGCCGGCATCCCGCTGCAGGACATGGAATTCTGGCAGTTCCACCCCACCGGAGTGGCGGGTGCAGGCGTGCTGCTGACCGAAGGTTGCCGCGGCGAAGGCGCCATCCTGCTCAACAGCAATGGAGAACGTTTCATGGAGCGCTATGCGCCTACCCTGAAGGATCTGGCTCCGCGTGACTTCGTGTCCCGCTCGATGGACCAGGAAATCAAGGAAGGCCGAGGCTGCGGTCCCAACAAGGACTACGTGCTGCTCAAGCTCGACCACCTGGGCGCAGAAACGATCCACAAGCGCCTGCCCTCGGTGTACGAAATCGGCGTCAACTTCGCCAACGTGGACATCACCAAGGAACCCATCCCTGTGGTGCCCACCATCCACTACCAGATGGGTGGCGTACCGACCAACATCAACGGCCAGGTCGTGACCCACGACGGCACCAGCAACAAGGTCGTCAACGGCCTGTATGCGGTGGGCGAATGCTCCTGCGTGAGCGTGCACGGCGCCAACCGCCTGGGCACCAACTCGCTGCTGGATCTGCTGGTGTTTGGCAAGGCCGCCGGTCGCCACATCGTCGAGTTCAACAACAAGAACAAGGAGCACAAGCCCCTGCCAGCCGATGCAGCTGACCGCACACTGGAACGCTTGAATCAGCTCGACAACTCCGCAGGCGGCACCTACTCGCAGACCTTGGCTGGCGACATCCGCTCGGCCATGCAGCAACACGCTGGCGTGTTCCGCACCCAGGTCAGCATGGACGAAGGCGTCAAGAAGATTGCCGAACTGCGCAGCCGCGTGTCGGGCATCACCCTGCAAGACAAGTCCAAGGTATTCAACACCGCGCGCATCGAAGCACTGGAAGTCGACAACCTGATCGAAGTGGCGCAAGCCACCATGGTGTCTGCCGCAGCCCGCAAGGAATGCCGTGGCGCCCACACGGTGTACGACTACGAGCAGCCTGCAGACCACCCCACGGCGCCGCTGGGCCGCAACGACGCCGAGTGGATGAAACACACCCTCTGGCACAGCGCCAACAACAGCCTGACCTACAAGCCGGTGAACCTCAAGCCCCTGACGGTGGACAGCGTTCCACCCAAGGTCCGGACGTTCTAAACAGTAGCCCCACGAGAGCAGAACCATGCAAAAGCGCACATTCCAAATCTACCGCTACGATCCGGACAAGGACGCCAAGCCCTACATGCAGACCATCGAGATCGAACTCGACGGCCACGAACGCATGCTGCTGGATGCCCTGGTCAAACTCAAGGAACAAGACCCCACGCTGTCGTTCCGCCGCTCCTGCCGCGAAGGCGTGTGTGGTTCGGACGCCATGAACATCAACGGCAAAAATGGCCTGGCGTGCCTGACCAACATGAACACGCTCAAGGGCGTGATCACGCTCAAGCCGCTGCCGGGCCTGCCCGTGATCCGCGACCTGATCGTGGACATGACGCAGTTCTTCAAGCAGTACAACTCGATCAAGCCGTACCTGATCAACGAAGGCCTGCTTCCCGAGAAAGAACGCCTGCAAAGCCCCGAAGAGCGCGACGAACTGAACGGCCTGTACGAGTGCATTCTGTGCGCCAGCTGCTCCACGAGCTGCCCCAGCTTCTGGTGGAACCCCGACAAGTTCGTGGGCCCCGCCGGTTTGCTGCAGGCGTATCGCTTCATCGCCGATAGCCGCGACGACGCCACAGCCGAACGCCTGGACAACCTGGAAGACCCCTACCGCCTCTTCCGTTGCCACACCATCATGAACTGCGTGGACGTGTGCCCCAAGGGCCTGAACCCTACCAAGGCCATTGGCAAGATCAAGGAACTGATGGTGCGTCGCGCCATCTGACCGTGAATCCTCCCACGGTGCAGGCCATGCCATCACAGTCCCCCACATCCGTCACGCCAGCCGCGGCCTCACCGCTGCTGGACGAGCGTGAGTTGAGCAAGCTGCACTGGCGCTGCCGGCGCGGCCTGCTGGAGAACGATCTGTTCATCGAACAGTTCTTTACCCGCTACGAATCGACGCTGACCCAGCGGCATGCGCAGGGCATGCGCGCACTGATGGATTTGGCGGACAACGACCTCCTGGACCTGCTGCTGCGAAGGCGCGAGCCCGCAGGTGAGCAAGACACAGAAGAAGCGCGCGAAGTGCTTGGCATGCTGCGACAAGGCAGTGGCGCCATGGCGCTTCAAGCCTGACGTGGCGGCCACGCCTCAAGACCGGATCAATATCGGCAACCTACCCAAGGAAAGTAACAATGAAGCTAGCTGACAACAAAGCCACCCTGTCCTTCAGCAATGGCAGCCCCAGCGTGGACCTGCCGGTCTACCAGGGCACCATTGGCCCGGATGTCATCGACATCCGCAAGCTGTATGCGCAGACGGGCATGTTCACCTATGACCCGGGCTTCCTGTCGACGGCTGCCACCCAGTCGGCCATCACCTACATTGATGGCGACAAGGGCGAACTGCTGTACCGCGGCTACCCCATTGAGCAGTTGGCCCAGAACTGCGACTTCCTGGAAACCTGCCACCTGTTGCTGTACGGTGACCTGCCCAACGAAGCGCAAAAGACCGACTTCACCA includes:
- a CDS encoding succinate dehydrogenase assembly factor 2, with amino-acid sequence MPSQSPTSVTPAAASPLLDERELSKLHWRCRRGLLENDLFIEQFFTRYESTLTQRHAQGMRALMDLADNDLLDLLLRRREPAGEQDTEEAREVLGMLRQGSGAMALQA
- a CDS encoding succinate dehydrogenase iron-sulfur subunit; amino-acid sequence: MQKRTFQIYRYDPDKDAKPYMQTIEIELDGHERMLLDALVKLKEQDPTLSFRRSCREGVCGSDAMNINGKNGLACLTNMNTLKGVITLKPLPGLPVIRDLIVDMTQFFKQYNSIKPYLINEGLLPEKERLQSPEERDELNGLYECILCASCSTSCPSFWWNPDKFVGPAGLLQAYRFIADSRDDATAERLDNLEDPYRLFRCHTIMNCVDVCPKGLNPTKAIGKIKELMVRRAI
- the sdhC gene encoding succinate dehydrogenase, cytochrome b556 subunit — encoded protein: MTELAKKRPEFRNINAFKDLTTYRMTPAAWVSILHRGSGLIMFLLLPFIIWMFDTSVSSEISFAKFTAAFSIGIGFVPGWFIKLVALALIWSYLHHFTAGLRHLWMDVSHSAVNKEFGKTSALAVLAISIPLALVLGAKLFGLY
- the sdhA gene encoding succinate dehydrogenase flavoprotein subunit; protein product: MSYTNANITKRKFDVVIVGAGGSGMRAALELSRAGLNVASLSKVFPTRSHTVAAQGGVSASLGNMSEDNWHYHFYDTIKGSDWLGDQDAIEFMCREAPNVVYELEHFGMPFDRNPDGTIYQRPFGGHTANYGEKPVQRACAAADRTGHAMLHTLYQQNVKAKTNFFVEWMALDLIRDADGDVVGVTALEMETGDLYILEAKTVLLATGGAGRIFAASTNAFINTGDGLGMAARAGIPLQDMEFWQFHPTGVAGAGVLLTEGCRGEGAILLNSNGERFMERYAPTLKDLAPRDFVSRSMDQEIKEGRGCGPNKDYVLLKLDHLGAETIHKRLPSVYEIGVNFANVDITKEPIPVVPTIHYQMGGVPTNINGQVVTHDGTSNKVVNGLYAVGECSCVSVHGANRLGTNSLLDLLVFGKAAGRHIVEFNNKNKEHKPLPADAADRTLERLNQLDNSAGGTYSQTLAGDIRSAMQQHAGVFRTQVSMDEGVKKIAELRSRVSGITLQDKSKVFNTARIEALEVDNLIEVAQATMVSAAARKECRGAHTVYDYEQPADHPTAPLGRNDAEWMKHTLWHSANNSLTYKPVNLKPLTVDSVPPKVRTF
- the sdhD gene encoding succinate dehydrogenase, hydrophobic membrane anchor protein; translation: MSVNYGSKRVVVGAHYGLRDWLSQRVTAILMALFTLALLAQVIFSKGPIGYDKWAGIFSAQWMKVLTFSVIISLAWHAWIGLREVLMDYVKPVVLRLALQVFSIVWLVSCAGWGIQVLWRL